One genomic window of Conger conger chromosome 7, fConCon1.1, whole genome shotgun sequence includes the following:
- the gemin5 gene encoding gem-associated protein 5 isoform X7, translating into MHERLLPASPNWYCSRSSDTSRNGIFGFGAKNTIYLLDITVSSPAIVGELNGHKERVSGLAFCRHPGQDHLCASTSDDGTVKIWDINDKAVLKEHRSHQGTITALHWSPVEKDLVVSGDEKGIVACYWLNRDDTQTLFPEPRNIFCLTCSPHNGKHIAVGYKDGMVIVMDISRKVEVLHRLRGHDDEIHALAWCPQPGEDPLFGRAEETPEVTNGVAEGAEKGCYLASGSKDQTVRIWSTARGRGVTTLKLPFLKRRGVGVDPSVKERLWLTVHWPKGWPSQVVSSCFGGELVQWDLTKTGKQKWSLLGSSSDGQNHSRIVFNMSSVGLGGRELLLSTSMDREIKCWDLSSLECCWTLPTLGGFVYSLAFSPVGTGCLALGVGDNMIRVWGTLSLQNRYETRAFWQGIRSKVTALSWHPTKEGSLAFGTDDGKVGIYEAYSNKSPQISSTYHRKTVYTVAWGPPVPPMAFGGGDKPSIGLYSCGGEGLILQHDPWKLAGEASDIDELIRDTNNIKHKLSPHTDFCWKPDGKVLAIGNEDGSIEVYHAPDLRQLCSIQQHHKIINVLRWHHQLGSQHLRHLLASGSSNAVIYVHDLSGPTESPPESPVLITEAFRSLAGHTAKITDLAWSPHHDGRLVTVCYDGTAQVWDVLKDEALCNYRGHRGRLLCVQWSPVDPDLVWTGGDDFTAQEWAVSKQEHSKPPRGKKGVELEKKRSQQQKAYAKKKKAAAKAAGKGGVRAGEGKPLNGEGEREVERERGVSDNEEEEEEGETDGTPPPTARSKESSRPADRVVAERVPQEGKTFGNEGKKEMKEERRREKPEIPGKKRKPRSILPLSTSMDHRSKEDLQQDCLCLAEVRFSQGPRACVPGVGEHIQLGLFSDRDALYRMFQEEGRSHEEGGHYECAVYLSLWRGDITGALQAATQRGELTDHLVSIAPMAGYGVWLRTVEAFVKQLCFQEQFLKAASYLLSIHRVYEAVDLLKSQQLYREAIALAKARLQPDDPALTELYSTWASVLERDGHYATAAKCYLATDCAFDAAKVIAKKGDVLSLKTAGRLAAMAGEKELAHSLSLRCAKELAAAADWLGAQEALRTQESLLGFRVMLYTNELLSMRLETGVTKRSCSTSHSWSELGGQDFLCALKAVLQREMGVSENDPERVRSVRQQLQALDSPTDAPNIPTNQVLQCVSQDVTMGLLSCLLGDWGAGLEEVLRGVARCRGAGHFSLLSDTCRLLFPEGPDSVAQYRERLQPQDERGVAAADSLVAWVCYTHLYQHWWSQSADIPDTHHPSASDTHNPSASDTHNPSASDTHNPSASDTHHPSASDTHNPSASDTHNPSASVEPDMQTDTETVVMAGSDTETVVMAGSDTETVVMAGSETVVMAGSETVVMAGSDTETVVMAGSDTETVVMAGSETVVMAGSDTETVVMAGSETVVMAGSDTETVVMARSDTETVVMAGSDTETVVMAGSDTETVVMAGSDTETVVMARSDTETVVMARSDTETVVMAGSDTETAVLSGFGRALLSEPHASLQATQRAVEEVQQQISSLVQQHRLTQTAGDGHTDTHSSTDPQRDANSSLPSLIALVSERHKELAGTPEHIKKYPFPDVLECCLVFLHMDRNSTSVPKLLKEEALGLLQKHGTTASHSKACQKFLN; encoded by the exons ATGCACGAGAGActtctccctgcctctcctaACTGGTACTGCTCGCGGTCCAGCGACACGAGTAGAAATGGTATTTTTGGGTTCGGCGCTAAAAACACTATATATCTGCTTGACATCACCGTCTCATCACCTGCAATTGTGG GCGAACTTAATGGCCACAAAGAAAGAGTGTCCGGGCTTGCGTTTTGCCGCCATCCCGGACAGGACCATCTATGCGCGAGCACTTCTGACGACGGGACGGTTAAGATCTGGGACATCAACGATAAGGCCGTACTGAAAGAGCACAGATCTCACCAG GGCACAATCACAGCTCTGCACTGGTCTCCAGTGGAGAAAGACTTGGTGGTCTCTGGTGATGAGAAGGGAATTGTGGCTTGCTACTGGTTGAACAGAGATGACACACAAACCCTCTTTCCTGAACCAAGAAACATCTTCTGCCTGACCTGCTCCCCTCATAATGGAAAGCACATAGCTGTAGG gtACAAGGATGGGATGGTGATCGTGATGGACATCAGCAGGAAGGTGGAGGTGCTCCATCGCCTGAGGGGCCATGACGATGAGATCCACGCCCTGGCCTGGTGCCCTCAGCCTGGGGAGGATCCTCTGTTCGGCCGGGCCGAGGAGACTCCAG AGGTAACGAACGGAGTGGCAGAGGGAGCAGAGAAGGGCTGTTACCTTGCCTCAGGAAGCAAAGATCAGACTGTACGAATATGGAGCACAGCCAGGGGCAGAG GTGTGACGACCCTCAAGCTTCCGTtcctgaagaggagaggagtgggCGTGGACCCCAGTGTGAAAGAGCGTCTCTGGCTGACGGTTCATTGGCCGAAGGGGTGGCCTTCGCAGGTTGTCTCCAGCTGCTTCGG CGGAGAGCTGGTCCAGTGGGACCTCACCAAGACGGGGAAGCAGAAGTGGAGTCTGCTGGGCTCCTCCTCAGACGGGCAGAACCACAGCCGCATTGTGTTCAACATGAGCTCTGTGGGCCTGGGGGGCCGAGAGCTTCTCCTCAGCACCTCCATGGACAGGGAG aTTAAGTGCTGGGACCTGTCTTCATTGGAGTGCTGTTGGACGCTCCCCACGCTGGGGGGGTTTGTGTACAGCCTGGCCTTCTCCCCGGTGGGGACCGGCTGCCTGGCGCTGGGCGTGGGGGACAACATGATCCGCGTGTGGGGCACCCTGTCCCTGCAGAACCGCTACGAGACCCGGGCCTTCTGGCAGGGCATCAGATCCAAAGTCACTGCA TTGTCATGGCACCCAACGAAAGAAGGCTCCTTGGCATTTGGGACAGACGATGGGAAAGTGGGGATTTATGAAGCCTACTCTAATAA GTCTCCTCAGATATCCAGCACTTATCACCGTAAGACAGTCTACACTGTGGCCTGGggcccccctgtcccccccatGGCCTTCG GGGGAGGGGACAAGCCCTCGATTGGTCTGTACAgttgtgggggggaggggctgattCTGCAGCATGACCCCTGGAAGCTGGCCGGAGAGGCGTCCGACATCGACGAGCTCATTCGAGACACAAACAACATTAAG CATAAGCTGTCGCCTCACACAGATTTCTGCTGGAAACCAGACGGTAAAGTGCTGGCCATCGGGAATGAAGATGG GTCGATAGAGGTGTACCATGCTCCAGACCTCCGGCAGCTCTGCTCCATCCAGCAGCACCACAAGATCATCAACGTCCTGCGGTGGCACCACCAGCTCGGCAGCCAGCACCTCCGCCACCTCCTGGCCTCTGGGTCCAGCAACGCCGTCATCTACGTGCACGACCTCTCCGGCCCCACGG AGTCTCCGCCGGAGAGCCCGGTTCTGATCACCGAAGCGTTCCGCAGTCTGGCGGGACACACCGCCAAAATCACTGACCTAGCCTGGAGCCCCCACCACGACGGGAGGCTAGTGACCGTCTGCTACGACGGGACCGCACAG gtgtgggaCGTGTTGAAGGACGAGGCCCTGTGTAACTACAGAGGTCACCGCGGGcggctgctgtgtgtgcagtggtctCCGGTCGACCCGGACCTGGTGTGGACCGGGGGGGACGACTTCACCGCCCAGGAGTGGGCTGTGAGCAAGCAGGAGCACAGCAAGCCCCCCCGAG gcaagaaaggTGTAGAGCTTGAGAAGAAGCgatcacagcagcagaaggcctaCGCCAAGAAGAAGAAGGCTGCAGCAAAGGCTGCTGGGAAGGGTGGGGTCAGGGCTGGGGAGGGCAAGCCCCTGaatggagaaggggagagggaggtggagagagagagaggtgtgtccgacaatgaggaggaagaggaggagggagagacagacggcACTCCTCCACCCACAG CTCGGTCTAAAGAGAGCAGCCGGCCGGCGGACAGAGTCGTGGCAGAGAGGGTGCCACAGGAAGGAAAGACCTTTGGGAacgagggaaagaaagagatgaaagaagaaagaaggagagagaaaccaG AAATCCCAGGGAAGAAGAGGAAACCTCGATCCATCCTCCCCCTCAGCACTTCCATGGACCATCGGTCGAAAGAGGACCTCCAGCAGGACTGCCTCTGCCTGGCAGAGGTCCGCTTCTCTCAGG ggccgAGGGCGTGTGTTCCTGGGGTGGGAGAGCACATCCAGCTGGGCCTTTTCTCAGACAGGGACGCCCTCTACAGGATGTTCCAGGAAGAGG gGCGGAGCCACGAGGAGGGAGGGCACTATGAGTGTGCGGTGTACCTGTCGCTATGGCGAGGTGACATCACAGGAGCCCTGCAGGCAGCCACTCAGAGAGGAGAGCTGACCGACCACCTGGTCTCCATCGCACCAATGG CGGGGTACGGGGTGTGGCTGAGGACCGTCGAGGCCTTCGTTAAGCAGCTGTGTTTCCAGGAGCAGTTCCTGAAAGCCGCCTCCTACCTGCTGTCCATCCACAGAGTCTACGAGGCCGTGGACCTCCTCAAATCCCAACAGCTCTACAG ggagGCCATAGCGCTGGCGAAGGCCCGGCTCCAGCCGGACGACCCTGCGCTCACAGAGCTGTACTCCACCTGGGCCAGCGTGCTGGAGAGGGACGGACACTACGCCACCGCGGCCAAATG TTACCTGGCAACAGACTGCGCCTTTGATGCTGCCAAGGTGATCGCTAAGAAAGGTGACGTTCTTTCGCTGAAGACCGCGGGCAGACTGGCAGCCATGGCGGGAGAGAAGGAGCTGGCACACTCGCTGTCCCTGCGCTGCGCCAAGGAGCTGGCGGCCGCCGCGGATTGGCTCGGAGCTCAGGAGGCACTGCGGACACAGGAGAGCTTATTG ggttttCGGGTGATGCTCTACACCAATGAGCTTCTCTCCATGAGGCTGGAGACCGGTGTGACCAAGCGGAGCTGCTCGACCAGTCacagctggtctgagctgggtgGGCAGGACTTCCTGTGTGCGCTCAAGGCCGTGTTGCAGAGGGAGATGGGCGTGTCCGAGAACGACCCGGAGAGAGTCCGGTCCGTCCGACAGCAGCTGCAGGCCCTGGACAGTCCGACCGACGCTCCCAACATTCCCACCAATCAG gtgctgCAGTGCGTGTCCCAGGATGTCACCATGGGCCTGCTCAGCTGCCTGCTGGGAGACTGGGGGGCAGGGTTGGAGGAGGTGCTGCGGGGTGTGGCTCGctgcaggggggcggggcaCTTCTCCCTGCTGTCAGACACCTGCAGACTGCTGTTCCCTGAAG GACCAGACTCCGTAGCGCAGTACAGAGAGAGGCTGCAGCCCCAGGATGAGAGGGGTGTGGCTGCAGCAGACAGCCTGGTGGCCTGGGTGTGctatacacacctgtaccagcACTGGTGGAGCCAGTCAGCCGACATCCCCGATACCCACCATCCCTCAGCCAGCgatacccacaatccctctgccAGCgatacccacaatccctctgccAGCgatacccacaatccctctgccAGCGATACCCACCATCCCTCAGCCAGCgatacccacaatccctctgccAGCgatacccacaatccctcagcCAGCGTTGAgccggacatgcagacagacacagagactgtGGTCATGGCCGG GTCAGACACAGAGACTGTGGTCATGGCCGGGTCAGACACAGAGACTGTGGTCATGGCCGGGTCAGAGACTGTGGTCATGGCCGGGTCAGAGACTGTGGTCATGGCCGGGTCAGACACAGAGACTGTGGTCATGGCCGGGTCAGACACAGAGACTGTGGTCATGGCCGGGTCAGAGACTGTGGTCATGGCCGGGTCAGACACAGAGACTGTGGTCATGGCTGGGTCAGAGACTGTGGTCATGGCCGGGTCAGACACAGAGACTGTGGTCATGGCCAGGTCAGACACAGAGACTGTGGTCATGGCTGGGTCAGACACAGAGACTGTGGTCATGGCCGGGTCAGACACAGAGACTGTGGTCATGGCCGGGTCAGACACAGAGACTGTGGTCATGGCCAGGTCAGACACAGAGACTGTGGTCATGGCCAGGTCAGACACAGAGACTGTGGTCAT GGCCGGGTCAGACACAGAGACGGcggttctgagtggttttggcCGCGCCCTGCTGTCAGAGCCCCACGCCTCCCTCCAGGCGACCCAGAGGGCCGTAGAGGAGGTGCAGCAGCAGATCTCCAGCCTGGTGCAGCAGCACAGACTGACCCAGACCGCGGGggacggacacacggacacgcacagcTCCACAGACCCTCAGCG CGATGCCAACTCCTCTCTGCCGTCTCTGATTGCCCTGGTTTCGGAACGCCACAAAGAACTCGCAGGAACTCCAGAACACATAAAA AAGTACCCTTTCCCAGATGTCTTGGAATGCTGCCTTGTTTTCCTGCACATGGACAGGAACTCTACTTCTGTTCCCAAACTCCTGAAGGAAGAAGCCTTAGGCCTGCTGCAGAAACACGGGACTACAGCCTCCCACAGCAAAGCCTGTCAGAAATTCTTAAATTAA
- the gemin5 gene encoding gem-associated protein 5 isoform X10, with the protein MHERLLPASPNWYCSRSSDTSRNGIFGFGAKNTIYLLDITVSSPAIVGELNGHKERVSGLAFCRHPGQDHLCASTSDDGTVKIWDINDKAVLKEHRSHQGTITALHWSPVEKDLVVSGDEKGIVACYWLNRDDTQTLFPEPRNIFCLTCSPHNGKHIAVGYKDGMVIVMDISRKVEVLHRLRGHDDEIHALAWCPQPGEDPLFGRAEETPEVTNGVAEGAEKGCYLASGSKDQTVRIWSTARGRGVTTLKLPFLKRRGVGVDPSVKERLWLTVHWPKGWPSQVVSSCFGGELVQWDLTKTGKQKWSLLGSSSDGQNHSRIVFNMSSVGLGGRELLLSTSMDREIKCWDLSSLECCWTLPTLGGFVYSLAFSPVGTGCLALGVGDNMIRVWGTLSLQNRYETRAFWQGIRSKVTALSWHPTKEGSLAFGTDDGKVGIYEAYSNKSPQISSTYHRKTVYTVAWGPPVPPMAFGGGDKPSIGLYSCGGEGLILQHDPWKLAGEASDIDELIRDTNNIKHKLSPHTDFCWKPDGKVLAIGNEDGSIEVYHAPDLRQLCSIQQHHKIINVLRWHHQLGSQHLRHLLASGSSNAVIYVHDLSGPTESPPESPVLITEAFRSLAGHTAKITDLAWSPHHDGRLVTVCYDGTAQVWDVLKDEALCNYRGHRGRLLCVQWSPVDPDLVWTGGDDFTAQEWAVSKQEHSKPPRGKKGVELEKKRSQQQKAYAKKKKAAAKAAGKGGVRAGEGKPLNGEGEREVERERGVSDNEEEEEEGETDGTPPPTARSKESSRPADRVVAERVPQEGKTFGNEGKKEMKEERRREKPEIPGKKRKPRSILPLSTSMDHRSKEDLQQDCLCLAEVRFSQGPRACVPGVGEHIQLGLFSDRDALYRMFQEEGRSHEEGGHYECAVYLSLWRGDITGALQAATQRGELTDHLVSIAPMAGYGVWLRTVEAFVKQLCFQEQFLKAASYLLSIHRVYEAVDLLKSQQLYREAIALAKARLQPDDPALTELYSTWASVLERDGHYATAAKCYLATDCAFDAAKVIAKKGDVLSLKTAGRLAAMAGEKELAHSLSLRCAKELAAAADWLGAQEALRTQESLLGFRVMLYTNELLSMRLETGVTKRSCSTSHSWSELGGQDFLCALKAVLQREMGVSENDPERVRSVRQQLQALDSPTDAPNIPTNQVLQCVSQDVTMGLLSCLLGDWGAGLEEVLRGVARCRGAGHFSLLSDTCRLLFPEGPDSVAQYRERLQPQDERGVAAADSLVAWVCYTHLYQHWWSQSADIPDTHHPSASDTHNPSASDTHNPSASDTHNPSASDTHHPSASDTHNPSASDTHNPSASVEPDMQTDTETVVMAGSDTETVVMAGSDTETVVMAGSDTETVVMAGSDTETVVMARSDTETVVMARSDTETVVMAGSDTETAVLSGFGRALLSEPHASLQATQRAVEEVQQQISSLVQQHRLTQTAGDGHTDTHSSTDPQRDANSSLPSLIALVSERHKELAGTPEHIKKYPFPDVLECCLVFLHMDRNSTSVPKLLKEEALGLLQKHGTTASHSKACQKFLN; encoded by the exons ATGCACGAGAGActtctccctgcctctcctaACTGGTACTGCTCGCGGTCCAGCGACACGAGTAGAAATGGTATTTTTGGGTTCGGCGCTAAAAACACTATATATCTGCTTGACATCACCGTCTCATCACCTGCAATTGTGG GCGAACTTAATGGCCACAAAGAAAGAGTGTCCGGGCTTGCGTTTTGCCGCCATCCCGGACAGGACCATCTATGCGCGAGCACTTCTGACGACGGGACGGTTAAGATCTGGGACATCAACGATAAGGCCGTACTGAAAGAGCACAGATCTCACCAG GGCACAATCACAGCTCTGCACTGGTCTCCAGTGGAGAAAGACTTGGTGGTCTCTGGTGATGAGAAGGGAATTGTGGCTTGCTACTGGTTGAACAGAGATGACACACAAACCCTCTTTCCTGAACCAAGAAACATCTTCTGCCTGACCTGCTCCCCTCATAATGGAAAGCACATAGCTGTAGG gtACAAGGATGGGATGGTGATCGTGATGGACATCAGCAGGAAGGTGGAGGTGCTCCATCGCCTGAGGGGCCATGACGATGAGATCCACGCCCTGGCCTGGTGCCCTCAGCCTGGGGAGGATCCTCTGTTCGGCCGGGCCGAGGAGACTCCAG AGGTAACGAACGGAGTGGCAGAGGGAGCAGAGAAGGGCTGTTACCTTGCCTCAGGAAGCAAAGATCAGACTGTACGAATATGGAGCACAGCCAGGGGCAGAG GTGTGACGACCCTCAAGCTTCCGTtcctgaagaggagaggagtgggCGTGGACCCCAGTGTGAAAGAGCGTCTCTGGCTGACGGTTCATTGGCCGAAGGGGTGGCCTTCGCAGGTTGTCTCCAGCTGCTTCGG CGGAGAGCTGGTCCAGTGGGACCTCACCAAGACGGGGAAGCAGAAGTGGAGTCTGCTGGGCTCCTCCTCAGACGGGCAGAACCACAGCCGCATTGTGTTCAACATGAGCTCTGTGGGCCTGGGGGGCCGAGAGCTTCTCCTCAGCACCTCCATGGACAGGGAG aTTAAGTGCTGGGACCTGTCTTCATTGGAGTGCTGTTGGACGCTCCCCACGCTGGGGGGGTTTGTGTACAGCCTGGCCTTCTCCCCGGTGGGGACCGGCTGCCTGGCGCTGGGCGTGGGGGACAACATGATCCGCGTGTGGGGCACCCTGTCCCTGCAGAACCGCTACGAGACCCGGGCCTTCTGGCAGGGCATCAGATCCAAAGTCACTGCA TTGTCATGGCACCCAACGAAAGAAGGCTCCTTGGCATTTGGGACAGACGATGGGAAAGTGGGGATTTATGAAGCCTACTCTAATAA GTCTCCTCAGATATCCAGCACTTATCACCGTAAGACAGTCTACACTGTGGCCTGGggcccccctgtcccccccatGGCCTTCG GGGGAGGGGACAAGCCCTCGATTGGTCTGTACAgttgtgggggggaggggctgattCTGCAGCATGACCCCTGGAAGCTGGCCGGAGAGGCGTCCGACATCGACGAGCTCATTCGAGACACAAACAACATTAAG CATAAGCTGTCGCCTCACACAGATTTCTGCTGGAAACCAGACGGTAAAGTGCTGGCCATCGGGAATGAAGATGG GTCGATAGAGGTGTACCATGCTCCAGACCTCCGGCAGCTCTGCTCCATCCAGCAGCACCACAAGATCATCAACGTCCTGCGGTGGCACCACCAGCTCGGCAGCCAGCACCTCCGCCACCTCCTGGCCTCTGGGTCCAGCAACGCCGTCATCTACGTGCACGACCTCTCCGGCCCCACGG AGTCTCCGCCGGAGAGCCCGGTTCTGATCACCGAAGCGTTCCGCAGTCTGGCGGGACACACCGCCAAAATCACTGACCTAGCCTGGAGCCCCCACCACGACGGGAGGCTAGTGACCGTCTGCTACGACGGGACCGCACAG gtgtgggaCGTGTTGAAGGACGAGGCCCTGTGTAACTACAGAGGTCACCGCGGGcggctgctgtgtgtgcagtggtctCCGGTCGACCCGGACCTGGTGTGGACCGGGGGGGACGACTTCACCGCCCAGGAGTGGGCTGTGAGCAAGCAGGAGCACAGCAAGCCCCCCCGAG gcaagaaaggTGTAGAGCTTGAGAAGAAGCgatcacagcagcagaaggcctaCGCCAAGAAGAAGAAGGCTGCAGCAAAGGCTGCTGGGAAGGGTGGGGTCAGGGCTGGGGAGGGCAAGCCCCTGaatggagaaggggagagggaggtggagagagagagaggtgtgtccgacaatgaggaggaagaggaggagggagagacagacggcACTCCTCCACCCACAG CTCGGTCTAAAGAGAGCAGCCGGCCGGCGGACAGAGTCGTGGCAGAGAGGGTGCCACAGGAAGGAAAGACCTTTGGGAacgagggaaagaaagagatgaaagaagaaagaaggagagagaaaccaG AAATCCCAGGGAAGAAGAGGAAACCTCGATCCATCCTCCCCCTCAGCACTTCCATGGACCATCGGTCGAAAGAGGACCTCCAGCAGGACTGCCTCTGCCTGGCAGAGGTCCGCTTCTCTCAGG ggccgAGGGCGTGTGTTCCTGGGGTGGGAGAGCACATCCAGCTGGGCCTTTTCTCAGACAGGGACGCCCTCTACAGGATGTTCCAGGAAGAGG gGCGGAGCCACGAGGAGGGAGGGCACTATGAGTGTGCGGTGTACCTGTCGCTATGGCGAGGTGACATCACAGGAGCCCTGCAGGCAGCCACTCAGAGAGGAGAGCTGACCGACCACCTGGTCTCCATCGCACCAATGG CGGGGTACGGGGTGTGGCTGAGGACCGTCGAGGCCTTCGTTAAGCAGCTGTGTTTCCAGGAGCAGTTCCTGAAAGCCGCCTCCTACCTGCTGTCCATCCACAGAGTCTACGAGGCCGTGGACCTCCTCAAATCCCAACAGCTCTACAG ggagGCCATAGCGCTGGCGAAGGCCCGGCTCCAGCCGGACGACCCTGCGCTCACAGAGCTGTACTCCACCTGGGCCAGCGTGCTGGAGAGGGACGGACACTACGCCACCGCGGCCAAATG TTACCTGGCAACAGACTGCGCCTTTGATGCTGCCAAGGTGATCGCTAAGAAAGGTGACGTTCTTTCGCTGAAGACCGCGGGCAGACTGGCAGCCATGGCGGGAGAGAAGGAGCTGGCACACTCGCTGTCCCTGCGCTGCGCCAAGGAGCTGGCGGCCGCCGCGGATTGGCTCGGAGCTCAGGAGGCACTGCGGACACAGGAGAGCTTATTG ggttttCGGGTGATGCTCTACACCAATGAGCTTCTCTCCATGAGGCTGGAGACCGGTGTGACCAAGCGGAGCTGCTCGACCAGTCacagctggtctgagctgggtgGGCAGGACTTCCTGTGTGCGCTCAAGGCCGTGTTGCAGAGGGAGATGGGCGTGTCCGAGAACGACCCGGAGAGAGTCCGGTCCGTCCGACAGCAGCTGCAGGCCCTGGACAGTCCGACCGACGCTCCCAACATTCCCACCAATCAG gtgctgCAGTGCGTGTCCCAGGATGTCACCATGGGCCTGCTCAGCTGCCTGCTGGGAGACTGGGGGGCAGGGTTGGAGGAGGTGCTGCGGGGTGTGGCTCGctgcaggggggcggggcaCTTCTCCCTGCTGTCAGACACCTGCAGACTGCTGTTCCCTGAAG GACCAGACTCCGTAGCGCAGTACAGAGAGAGGCTGCAGCCCCAGGATGAGAGGGGTGTGGCTGCAGCAGACAGCCTGGTGGCCTGGGTGTGctatacacacctgtaccagcACTGGTGGAGCCAGTCAGCCGACATCCCCGATACCCACCATCCCTCAGCCAGCgatacccacaatccctctgccAGCgatacccacaatccctctgccAGCgatacccacaatccctctgccAGCGATACCCACCATCCCTCAGCCAGCgatacccacaatccctctgccAGCgatacccacaatccctcagcCAGCGTTGAgccggacatgcagacagacacagagactgtGGTCATGGCCGG GTCAGACACAGAGACTGTGGTCATGGCTGGGTCAGACACAGAGACTGTGGTCATGGCCGGGTCAGACACAGAGACTGTGGTCATGGCCGGGTCAGACACAGAGACTGTGGTCATGGCCAGGTCAGACACAGAGACTGTGGTCATGGCCAGGTCAGACACAGAGACTGTGGTCAT GGCCGGGTCAGACACAGAGACGGcggttctgagtggttttggcCGCGCCCTGCTGTCAGAGCCCCACGCCTCCCTCCAGGCGACCCAGAGGGCCGTAGAGGAGGTGCAGCAGCAGATCTCCAGCCTGGTGCAGCAGCACAGACTGACCCAGACCGCGGGggacggacacacggacacgcacagcTCCACAGACCCTCAGCG CGATGCCAACTCCTCTCTGCCGTCTCTGATTGCCCTGGTTTCGGAACGCCACAAAGAACTCGCAGGAACTCCAGAACACATAAAA AAGTACCCTTTCCCAGATGTCTTGGAATGCTGCCTTGTTTTCCTGCACATGGACAGGAACTCTACTTCTGTTCCCAAACTCCTGAAGGAAGAAGCCTTAGGCCTGCTGCAGAAACACGGGACTACAGCCTCCCACAGCAAAGCCTGTCAGAAATTCTTAAATTAA